A region of the bacterium genome:
AATATCAAGCCTGTCCAGGATCTCAAGATGAAATATTTTCAGAACTGATATTCCGAGTATCACACCTGAAATAACATATCCGGTTACAATCGGCAGTCCGATTTTGCTTGTACCACGTTTGGCAAAAAACGCAACAATAGATGCTATTGCAAGATAAAGTAAAGTATTTAATTGTCCCATGGTTTCTACAGCTTATTAAAGATGTTTAATACTTCTTCCGGAGATTTTGCAGCAAGCAGTTTCTCCCGCCTGTCCTTCTTCTTTAGTACAAGAATTATCTTGGAAAGAATCTGGAGATAAACCCGGTGCTGATGCTCTGCACCTGCTATAAGAAATATTAATCTTACAGGTTTATTATCTATCGTTCCCCAGTCAATTCCTTTTTTTGTAATTCCTATACCTATTACAATATCAGAGACAGTATCTATTTTTACATGGGGAATTGCTATTCCAAGGCCTATTCCTGTACTCATTAAATTCTCTCTATCGAAAACTGCTTTTTTAAATGCTTTATTATCTTCGATTTTCGGAGATTTGCTTAAAAGAGCTGCCATAGTATTCAATGCCGATTTTTTATCATCTTCTTCCAAAAATGTAACAAATAAAGGATCAAGATAATCTTTCAAATATACCATTAAACCATACCTCCCGGTAAATTGTTTTCACGGCTAAATAATACAACAATTTTTTACAATAGCAACTAAAATCTTGGCTAATAAAAAAAAAATTAATATTTCTTAAAAATCAAGATATTGATTCTCACTAACAATTACCTGTGTTAGTGAAAAAAGGGGGTTAAGAAAAAAAATCCGCTGTCCGATATTATATAATATATAATAATTCGGACAGCGGATATAAAATCAAACAGCCAGGTTACTTGCCTTCAAGTTCGTCAGCAAGCTTGCCTGCATCGAACAATTTGCGAAGAGCTTCGGAAATATATGCTGTATGTACTGCAACAGCACGGTTCTTTATATCATCATACATAAACCTTCCCGGAAGACTCTCTATATTCCCATCAAAGATAAGTCCCACAACCTCAGCTTCTTTATTTATAACCGGAGATCCTGAATTTCCGCCAATAATATCACAGCTGCTCACAAAATTAACCGGAGTAGAAAGATCAAGTTTGTCTTTTCTGTCCCAGAATCGTTGAGGCAGCTTGTACGGGCCTTTGTTGTCAAAGCTTAAAGCCCTGTCATAAAGACCGTAAAGAGTGGTTTTGTAAGGAGCTTTTGTACCATTCATGGGGTATCCTTTTACTGCCCCATACGATAAGCGAAGTGTAAATGTTGCATCAGGATATATATCCTTGCCATAAATTTCAAACCTTGCTTTGGCAATTTTCTCAGTTGCAACATTAAATATACTCTCCATGTGTTCTTTGTTCCACTTTATATTGTCCCTCAAAATCGGATCAATCCTGCGCGCCAGAACAATGAGAGGGTCCTTACATTTTTTAACTGCTTTTTCTCCGCCTTCAATAAGTTTCTTTCGGAAATTAACATCGCATAGTTTTGTATTGGCTACAAGATATTTTGATATTTCCTCAGGAGTTTTATTTTCCAGGACAGCTTTAATAAACGGATCGTCTCTGCCAAGGCCTTTTAGAGAGAGCTTAAGGCTCCACGCAAAATTAGCTTCTTCCAAATCTTTGTATATTGGGGCTGGCGAAAATAGTCTGAATTTAAGATTTTCAAGCTGAGCATCATGATATCCGTTCAAACGGTCTGAATCCGGCTTTTTTACTTCAGCAACATATCTTACAATACTTGTTGCAATTCCGGAAAGCCTTGAACCGAACAGGGATTGATAAAACTGTTTTACAATCCTGTCCTGATCAGTTGACATCAGCTTTTCAATTGTTGTCCATGCATCTCCGTATTTTTTCTGAAGTTCAGGATCTGTAGCAATTTTTGCCCTGAGAGCATCTTCCTGTTTTTTATAATTATTCATTAATGTTGAATCAAGGAGACCCTCATATTCTCCGGTCATAGCCTTTTTCCCATTCTCAAGGCCAAAAATTCTTATAAGCGCCCGCCTCTGCTGCTCAGGGCCTTTTTTTGAATAATCTCTTAACATTACAATCCACGATTTAATAAGATCCAGAACCATGGGGTATCTGAAATCTCTCTGGTACTCAAGCTGGGCAAAGGTAAACAGCCTGTCTGTTGAGCCCGGGTTACCTGATACAAAAACTAACTCGTTATCCCCTGCTCCGGCCTTGTTCCATTTGAAATAGTTATTGGATTTAAATGGTTTGCCATTTTCATAAACTCTGAAAAATGCAACATCAAGATCATATCTCGGATATGTGAAATTATCAAAATCTCCGCCATAATATGCTGCCTGGCGTTCGGGAGCAAAAACAAGGCGCACATCAGTATATTTCTTGTACCTGTACAGCCAGTACTCGCCGCCGTGATACAGAGAAACAACATTTGACCGAAGGCCTGTTTTATCTTTACTCTCTTTTTCTATCTCTGCGATAACAGCCTCTTTTGCTTTTAAAGCATCCTGAGCACTCATTCCCTCTTTTACCACAGCTTTGACTCTTGAGGTTACATCTTCCACAGATATTAGAACATTAACTTCAAGGTCAGAGCTTTTCAGTTCATCCTTGTAAGTCGGAGCATAAAATCCTGTTGCAACGTAATTTTTTTCTGCAGTAGAAATTTTCTGAAGCTGGCCTACTGCAACATGATGATTTGTCATTACAAGCCCGTCAGGACTGACAAACGAACCTGACCCGCCGTCCATAAAACGTACACTTGCAAGCCTGACATGATCTAACCACTCCTGAGTAGGTTTAAATCCGTATTTCTCCATCAATCGCTTAACAGGAGGATTGTCAAATGTCCACATTCCCTCGTCCGGTGATGCAAAAACCGCTGAAACAAGTAAAGTAACAGCAATAATTAACACCGCCCGCAGTAATTTCTTTCTTTTCTGCATACCAATCTCCTCTTGATAGATTTTACTCTGTTTTCCGTCCCTTATAATTAACAGACGTTTTTCTGAGCAATAAGTTTCATTTTTACATTTAACATATGTTGTACGAATATATAAAATATTTGTTTCAAATGGTACAATTTTATATATTATAGTGATTTATTTCTCAAAAGCCATAATTGTTCTATGTTTTATTAGAATTAAAGGAGAAAAAAATAAATAATATCATTAAGAAAAAAATTTTCTTTTACCGCTGGATTGTGAAGAAAAAGAATATTAATTCACTTGCATTTAGTTATATTTATATTTACCTTACCAAACATGTAACAATAAGACATAAATTTCAGGTCTTTTAAATACATAAAAAGCAATGGCAAACAGCGTTTACATATCAACAAATTTAACAAAAAATCAGCTTGTTTTCATACAGCTGCTGAATGACAACGAAATTGAATATTTTACTATTTATGACATTGAAGAACGACTGAACCGTAAATTTTGCAATATAAACGAAGTGCTGGAAAATCTGGTTCAAAAAAATTTTATTTATCGTCTTCAAAAAGGATATTACGCTGTTAAAAATTTTAATAATCCGAATGTAATAGGGACATTTATTTCCAAAAACAGTGCTGTTGCTTATTGGTCTGCCTTGAATACACACAGTCTTACTTCACGCTTTCCCAACAAAGTATTTATTCAAACAACAAAGCGTAAAAAAAATAAAACAATATTAGGTGTGAATTATAAATTTGTAACAATCACAGATAGAAAAAGAACAGGCATAACAAATATCGGCTACGGCAACAACCGCTACCCAATAACTGACATCGAAAAAACAATCATTGATTGTTTCGATCTGCCAAAATATTCCGGTGGTTTTGATTTACTGATTGGATCATTTGCACAGGCAAAACTAAACAGTAAAAAAATGATCAAATATTCCAAAGCGATAAATAATATCTCAGCTATAAAAAGACTTGGTTTTTTATCCGAGTTGCTGAATAAAAGAGGATTACAGGCATTTATAAAGTATGCAAAACTTATGGTAAACAATAAATATAATTTAATTGATTCCACAGGCGGCGAGTGCGGAGAATTTGTTTCAAGCTGGCGGTTAAGATTAAATGTAAGCAGAGATAAAATTTTTAACCTTAGTAAAGAATTTTATTAAAATGATCTTGAAAAAGGAAATAACGGACAAATCTGTTGAATGGAAAGTTCCTCCGGATACGGTTGATAAAGATTGGGTATTG
Encoded here:
- a CDS encoding PTS sugar transporter subunit IIA, yielding MVYLKDYLDPLFVTFLEEDDKKSALNTMAALLSKSPKIEDNKAFKKAVFDRENLMSTGIGLGIAIPHVKIDTVSDIVIGIGITKKGIDWGTIDNKPVRLIFLIAGAEHQHRVYLQILSKIILVLKKKDRREKLLAAKSPEEVLNIFNKL
- a CDS encoding S46 family peptidase, producing the protein MQKRKKLLRAVLIIAVTLLVSAVFASPDEGMWTFDNPPVKRLMEKYGFKPTQEWLDHVRLASVRFMDGGSGSFVSPDGLVMTNHHVAVGQLQKISTAEKNYVATGFYAPTYKDELKSSDLEVNVLISVEDVTSRVKAVVKEGMSAQDALKAKEAVIAEIEKESKDKTGLRSNVVSLYHGGEYWLYRYKKYTDVRLVFAPERQAAYYGGDFDNFTYPRYDLDVAFFRVYENGKPFKSNNYFKWNKAGAGDNELVFVSGNPGSTDRLFTFAQLEYQRDFRYPMVLDLIKSWIVMLRDYSKKGPEQQRRALIRIFGLENGKKAMTGEYEGLLDSTLMNNYKKQEDALRAKIATDPELQKKYGDAWTTIEKLMSTDQDRIVKQFYQSLFGSRLSGIATSIVRYVAEVKKPDSDRLNGYHDAQLENLKFRLFSPAPIYKDLEEANFAWSLKLSLKGLGRDDPFIKAVLENKTPEEISKYLVANTKLCDVNFRKKLIEGGEKAVKKCKDPLIVLARRIDPILRDNIKWNKEHMESIFNVATEKIAKARFEIYGKDIYPDATFTLRLSYGAVKGYPMNGTKAPYKTTLYGLYDRALSFDNKGPYKLPQRFWDRKDKLDLSTPVNFVSSCDIIGGNSGSPVINKEAEVVGLIFDGNIESLPGRFMYDDIKNRAVAVHTAYISEALRKLFDAGKLADELEGK